The nucleotide window ACTGTTGCTACCCAGGAAGAAATAATTCTCCAGATCACACGAAGGTCAACGGCTGCAATCCCGCCTGCAAGTCCAACCCCTATAACCGAACCGACAAGTGTATGGGTAGTCGAAATCGGAAGCGAACTGTAACTGTGAAGCAAAACAACTGACGCTGTTGCAAACTGGGCAGAAAAACCACGTGTAGGAGTTAGTTCCGTAATCTTTGAGCCAATTGTTAGAACCACTTTGTAGCCCCAGGTGGCCATTCCTATTACCATTCCAAGGCCTCCCATTAAAAGCACCCATAAAGGAATTCCGGCTTCTACTCCTGATACCCCCATTACCTTAAGTGCTGCACAGAGAGGACCAATCGCGTTTGCTACGTCATTTGATCCATGCGCAAATGCGATATAACAGCCTGTTATGAGCTGTAAGGATATGAATTTTTTCTCAACAAAAGGCAGGTCTATAGCTCTATGAAGATAAATTCTTCTTATTACGGAAAAGGTGAGATAAGCAAAAATTGCTCCCAGAACTGGAGATATAAACCAGCTGGCAACAATCTTAATAAGTTCTCCCCAGTGGATCTCAGAAACAGAGATAGTTCCGTTATAAACCAGGATCAGCCCGAAACCAAGCACTGAACCAACTATGGAATGGCTGGTTGAAACAGGAAGGTTATAAAAAGTGGTAAGAGTTACCCAGAAACTTGCTGCAAGAATCGCAGCCAGCATCCCTACAGCTACCATATTCGGATGAACTTTGCCGATTAAATCGATGGGGACAATTCCGTTTGCAATTGTCTGAGTAACTCGGTCACCAAAGAATACGGCGCCTAAAAGTTCAAAGATGGCAGCAATAATAATCACTTGCTTGATTGACAAGGACCCTGTTCCAACTGAAGTTCCCATAGCATTTGCGAGGTCGTTTGCCCCTATATTCCAGGCCATATAAAGGCCCGCTAAAATAAGCGCTATGATAAGTAAATCCATTTTTTTCTGCTCCAGAAATCTTAAAATTCAAACCTTTTATAGTAATTATAACGATAATTATAAAATACATATTTTTTAGTTTTCATATTAAAGATTTTATCAATCCCATTGTCCAGAATTTATTATTTACATTAGTCTCTGAACGTTTCTCTTAATTTCAAGCGTGTGGTATTTCAGACAATTTCATTATATTTTATAGTTTCCATATATTTTCGAGCGCTCTATATAATCTATAGACCTATATATCACTATTTTTGGTATATTTATTTTCTTTTCCTTAGGGTTAGTAATTTCAAACCTTCAATCTGAAGATAACAAAGACAAACTCTAAAAAACAAAACTTTTCCTTTATTCAAAATAATGATCGAATCTCCTTGGAGTTGTTAGTTCTTTCGTTTTTAGGTGATAAGAAAAGAGGGCGTTTAAAATTTTATTTTTATATACTGTTTAAAATTTTTGATAAAAATGTCTTATTTCATGTATTTAATTAATTTTAACTATCTCCACTAGTACTAGCTTTCAAAACTTTCTTTGAGCAATAAACTACCTTTATAGGATAGTTTATAATATTGTAAAATACCCACAGTGGGGAAGTGGGGAAATAAAAACCAATAACTTGGGGAGTATTATAATATGTTTTCAACATTTGGTATTATTCCAACGTATGAAACCTTAACTAAATCCTGTTTACAGGGAAAAGAGAGAATACTAATATTACGTGAGCATGGTCTTGGTTTGCTGTCAAAAGAAGGACAAGAAACTTTGTGGCGCATAGATAATATCGCAATTGTTCTAGATTTGATCAAAACTCGAGTTTTTATATGCGCCCCATTTCAAACGGAAGAAGAGCTTTTAGAAAACGTGCTGCTATTTACAGGTCTCGACTATAAAGCTGCAGTGAAAGTCACAAAAACAATTATTGAATCCGATTGGATTCCTATGTTGGAGGAGAACTTTTATTCTTTGTAGGGCTTTATAGGAGGTTCTACAAACGCTTTTCTTTTGAGGTAGTTTAAACCTGGCCTTCAAATTTCGTCTTTTATGTTTAAAAATAGACCGACTACATTATATGATCTACGGATTTATAGTTTACAATAAGATAATAATAGAAAGGAGTAGAGAACGTGCGCAATTACGTATATCATGGCATCTTGTCAGAATGCGATCTTTACTATTACAAACGGCATAGGGATGGATTCCCATGTTCAACTTGCACACGCAGTCCGTTGAGTCAAGAAAATATATTCCAAAAACTCAGTGAAATTAGACAATGTCATTTGTAACTATTCAGCCTATTTAAAACAGCATCAATAGCCGTCTTTACTAAAGTTCAATTGACAAATTTCTGTAACTTGATTTTCTTGTACTGTAGCCGATTGAGTGCGTTTCTTCCTTTTCCGGATATTATTTTTTTGGATTCCACTATTTTATTATAATCAATATCAATAGGCACGTTTTGATGGGCTGAATAGTTACTGTCATTTTTTACTTTTGTTTTTCTTTTGTGGAATGGCAAACTAATAGAACTTCATAGGCGGTTCTAAAAGTGGTTTTCTTTTGTAGGGTAGGAATTACATCCACTCTCTATTCAGTTGACGGGTGTTAAACATTATAGAGGCTCGGCTGTAACTGGAAAAATTCTTTAACATCCGTTAATTTGACAGTACCTGTTTATCTAAAAAGAAATATTAATCAAATCTAATAATTCAAAAGCATCTGTGGGTACGGTAATGAACACAAAAACAAGACGAAGAATAAACACTACCGCGAATTACCTGCAGCAGCTACCATAACAAAAATAAGGACTTTAGATTACTGTATTACATATTTACCTGAAAACATATTGAGTTAATGTGACAGGAATTACAGAAGAAGATATTTTTTTCAGGTTTCAAGCATGAAAATCCTGATCTTTCAGTTCCTTTTTCCTTATATTCTCTCTCAATAGATCGAGAACCTCTTCATCCGAAACATCGTACCATTTTTCATAAGCCTGGGCGACAGCCCTAAAATAGGCAGGAGTCTCAATCACCACGAGTTCATCTACCTTTTTCTGGAGCTCTTCTGCAATCTCCCTTCCTGCTACAGGTACTGCAACCACGATTTTTCCGGCTTTCCTGTTTTTACAAAGCTCAATGGCTGCCCGCATTGTAGATCCCATTGCAATGCCGTCATCGATAAGAATCACGGTTCTCCCTGTAAGCTCAGGTATGGGATTTCCTCCTCTAAGAGCTTTTACTCGCCTTTCAATCTCAGCAGTTTGCTCCTGTTTTATCTGCTCAATGGTCTCTTCAGAAAGCCAGTAATACGCATTTTCTAAAATAAAAGTGCTCCCATTCTCGGCTATTGCCCCGAATCCGGCTTCAGGATTATCCGGGAAAGGCAGTTTTCTTGCAATAATGAGAGAAAAATCGGCATCCAGCTTCGCTGCGACCTGCAGTCCAACTTCCACTCCCCCACGTGGAATAGCAAGAATAACAGGATTTTCAGTCCTGTATTTTTCAAGAGCTTTTGCAAGCTTTTCTCCTGCATCTTTACGGTTTTTGAACATATTTCCACCTTATATTCAAAATTACACTTTCTATTCAGGAATCACGCTTTATATCCAGAAATTAAAATCTATATTCAGAAACTAAAATTTATTTCAAACCTACACTTTCCATTCAGAAACTATACCTCACATTCCAAAGCTACGTTTTTTTCCATCAAATGTCAAAGTTAAACTATCCTCATAGGCTGCCTGTAAATCTCGACTGAAGAGCCTGAAGGAAGAGTCATTTCTGGTAAACAAAGTTCCAGAACTTTGTTTGCAACATCTTCGGGCTTAAGAACAGGTTCATCTGAAAAAAGCGAGTGGTACATGCCGGTATTCACACCTGCAGGACAAACTGCATAAACCTGAATCCCACCTCCTACTTCGTAAGCAAGAGACTCTGTAAATCCAATTACTGCAAATTTTGAAGCGCAATATATCGAAAGCTTCGGGATACCATGTTTTCCTGCACCAGAGGATATATTTACAATTCTGCCATCTCCCCTTCTAAGTAAATGGGGAAGAGCATACTTTGTACAGAAAAACATGCCTTTTACGTTTGTATCCATAATCTCATCATATTCTTCGGTTGAAGTCTCCACAAGATATTTCCTGTATGCTACTCCTGCATTGTTCACGAGGATGTCAATTCTTCCAAAAGCATTCATTGCCTTTGAAACCATACTAATGACTTCCTCTTCATTTCGAATATCAGTCTTTACCGCAAGAGCTTCTCTACCTTCCCTTTCCACCAACCTGGCAGTTTCTCGAATTTCCCTTTCGGTTCTTGCGACAATTACAATATTGGCTCCTTCTCCTGCAAGTGACAGGCAAATGGCCCTGCCAATTCCTCTTCCCCCACCGGTTACAATGGCTGTCTGGTCTTTCAATCTCATAGCAGTTCCTCTACAGTCATCTTTTAATTATCATGCAGGATAAGAATATAATTTTGGAAGCAATAATTCTGAACTACAATTAAGCATTATCTATCTTTTTTAAAAACTGTCGACATCTTAAAAGGAAAAGGTAACTCCGACAAAAGAATGAAAGAAGATCCGGCGAAGAAATGCTGTAAATTATAAATTTACAAGCCACCTGTTATAAGTCTGCCAGAACTACTCCATATTGCCGGACGCCTGCTCTTTGGTTTTTACAATTAAAGCTGAGGGACTGGAGGAGCCTGTATCTCTATTATCTTTCCGGATGTAACTTTTGAATCAGGAGAGGCAAGTTCCAGAACCTTTTCCGCAATATGTTCGGGTTTAAGTGAAGGTCTGTTTGAAAATAATGACCTGTACATATCCGTATCCACAGCACCCGGGCAGACAGCGTACACTTTAATTTCTCCTTCCAACTCGGAGGCAATGGATTCCGTTATTCCGTTTACTCCAAACTTAGATGCGCAGTATACGGAAAATTCCGGAAGCCCGTGTAATCCTCCTACTGAAGATATATTGATAATTTTTCCGTTTTTACTCTCTCTTATGTATGGAATCGCATACTTCGTACAGAGAAAAACTCCTTTTAAGTTCGTATCTATGATTTTTTCGTACTCTTCGAGAGTTGTTTCCTCCAGTCTCCTTTTATATGCCACTCCTGCATTATTGATAAGGATGTCAAGTTTACCGCATTTATCAATTGTCATTGAAATCAGGCGCCTTACGTCTTCTTCGCTACGTACATCAGCCTGGATAGCCAGGGACTTACTGCCCATTTCTTTTAACTTATCCATTGTTTCTTTGATTTCACTCTCGTTCCTTGATGCAATGATGATGTTTGCTCCCTCTTTTGCCAGAGCAAGGCAGATAGCTCTTCCTATCCCTTTGCTTCCCCCGGTTACAAGAGCTGTTTGACCTGCTAAACTCATTGCTACTCCCTTTATTGGTTTATTTTTATCTAATTGTTTTTTATTAAATAAAAGATAAAACGGATAAAAAAGGGATATATTTTTGGAAATTTAGTTTCTGAAAAGATATTCTTCAAGCCAGTGAGCAGTATTGAAATCATGTAACTGTAACCTTGGTAAATCTCCATCTAGCTATAAGAAACATTATTGTAGCGAAAATCAGAAGTGCAATAAAGGAAGTAACAGCCTCTCCTTGCGTGTAAGTGTAACGAATGCCTATTGACGAAAAATCACTTCCTATTGCAAAATACCTGATCCCACTGACCAGATGGGTAAGTGGATTGACTGTGGATAGCGCTCGGAGAAGAGGAGGAAAAGAGTTAGCCGGATAAAGTGCATTGCTCGTGAAGAAGAAAGGCATGGTCAGCAGAGTTATTACTGCCTGCATCCCTTCCGGACTTTCCATAGTTATTGCGATTGCGGCTGACAGGAAAAGAAATCCCAGTGAAAATGCTCCTATAAAAAGCGTGATTCCAATCAGTGAAATCAAAACCTGCGTTGCTGTGTAGCCTTCAAAAAATTTGACTCCAAGCAGAAGCCCAAAACCCATTATAACAGCTGCCTGGATAAAGGATTTTGTCATGGCTGAAAGCCCTATTCCCACAATTATATGAATTCTTGGTAGAGGACTTGAAAGGGTCTCTCGCATAAGCCCCCAGTTTTTATCAAACAGCAGTACTGTCCCCCCAAAAAGGCTTGTAAAAAGCGTGGTCATGGCAATAACACCTGCACCTATAAAAGTCAGGTAGCCCACAGCTCTCACTCCGGGGACAGCCGGCATTGTTGCAGTTAGTCTATCAAAGTTGTTTGACATTGCTATCCCAAAGAAAGCTAACCAGAGTGCAGGCTGGATAAGAGAAGTAAATAGGAGAGTACGAAATCGGACAAACCTCAGCATATCTCGCCAGTATATAGTAAGAAAGCCTTTATGCATCTTTTAACGCCCTCCTGGCTTTACCACAACAGTTTTTTCGGTTCCGGTATCCCTGAGCTCCCTTCCTGTATAGTGGACAAAAACATCATCCATTGACGGCTTTTTGAGGTTTACGACCCTGATCTTAATCCCCCCTTTCTGAAGTTTTTCCATGATCTCAGGTAGCAGGTGAGTACCATCCACATTGACCATGACAATTATTCCTTTCGATTTGTCTCTAACCCCTCTTACAGTATCAAGTCCCTCTAAGATGTTTGAAGCTCCCTGGTTATCGCTTGTTTCAAGATATATAATATCCTGACCAAGTGCGTTTTTCAGTTCCCATGGTTTGCCTGTGGCAATTATTTGTCCATGATCTACAATACTTATATAATCGCTGAGCTGGTCGGCTTCGTCCATATAGTGAGTTGTCAGAAAAATGGTTGTGCCCTGCCGATTTATGTCCCTTACATACTCCCAGATTCTTATTCTTGTCTGAGGGTCAAGCCCGATTGTAGGCTCGTCCATGAAAAGCACTTTCGGGCGGGTCATCAATCCTCTCGCAATCTCAAGCCTTCGCTTCATTCCGCCGCTCAGATGCCTTGTTAGAACATTCCTCTTTGCTTCAAGCTCGACCAGACTGAGCAGTTCGTCCACACGTGCCTGCCTTTGAGTTTTTGGCATGGAATAGAGCCTTCCATGGTACTCCAGAATCTCCTGAACAGTCATATCTCTGTCAAGAGTCAACTCTTGAAAGACGATCCCTATTGATTCTCTCACTTTTTCAGGCTCGGTTCTCAAGTCATGGCCTGCAATAGTTACTCTTCCTTTCTGCATAGGCAGGAGAGTAGTAAGAATATTGATGACAGTACTCTTTCCAGCGCCATTGGGTCCGAGAAACGAGAAAATTTCCCCTTTTCTTACCTTAAAACTGATATCATCGACTGCTTTTATTTCGTCGAAAAAATACTCAAGGTTATTTACTTCTATAATATTGTCTTCCAGAATCAGTACCCCATTTTGCTCCATTGACCTTTTCCCTTAAACAGATTGAACCTTCAGTAATAAATAGATTTATTTCTTTCGCGAATCCCTTATGCGGAATTTACTCCAGCAACAAAGATGTAAGGGATCGGAAATATCACGGATTACTACCTGCAAGCAGGATTTCTGAGTTTCAGTAACCTGATACTTTTCTGCAGTCTCAACATACTTGTGGTTTTTTCTGGACATTCTGGATATAACGTGTTATATTGAATCTTATAGACTGGATCAAGTCAAGATTTATATTCATTCAAAATAATAAATTAAAAACAAACTTGATGATCTAGAGCTAAGAAATATTCTACAAAATTAATCTTGAATGGTAATTTAAGGGAAGGAC belongs to Methanosarcina barkeri 3 and includes:
- a CDS encoding inorganic phosphate transporter; the encoded protein is MDLLIIALILAGLYMAWNIGANDLANAMGTSVGTGSLSIKQVIIIAAIFELLGAVFFGDRVTQTIANGIVPIDLIGKVHPNMVAVGMLAAILAASFWVTLTTFYNLPVSTSHSIVGSVLGFGLILVYNGTISVSEIHWGELIKIVASWFISPVLGAIFAYLTFSVIRRIYLHRAIDLPFVEKKFISLQLITGCYIAFAHGSNDVANAIGPLCAALKVMGVSGVEAGIPLWVLLMGGLGMVIGMATWGYKVVLTIGSKITELTPTRGFSAQFATASVVLLHSYSSLPISTTHTLVGSVIGVGLAGGIAAVDLRVIWRIISSWVATVPIAALTSALIFIGLEVIFL
- a CDS encoding phosphoribosyltransferase; amino-acid sequence: MFKNRKDAGEKLAKALEKYRTENPVILAIPRGGVEVGLQVAAKLDADFSLIIARKLPFPDNPEAGFGAIAENGSTFILENAYYWLSEETIEQIKQEQTAEIERRVKALRGGNPIPELTGRTVILIDDGIAMGSTMRAAIELCKNRKAGKIVVAVPVAGREIAEELQKKVDELVVIETPAYFRAVAQAYEKWYDVSDEEVLDLLRENIRKKELKDQDFHA
- a CDS encoding SDR family NAD(P)-dependent oxidoreductase, whose amino-acid sequence is MRLKDQTAIVTGGGRGIGRAICLSLAGEGANIVIVARTEREIRETARLVEREGREALAVKTDIRNEEEVISMVSKAMNAFGRIDILVNNAGVAYRKYLVETSTEEYDEIMDTNVKGMFFCTKYALPHLLRRGDGRIVNISSGAGKHGIPKLSIYCASKFAVIGFTESLAYEVGGGIQVYAVCPAGVNTGMYHSLFSDEPVLKPEDVANKVLELCLPEMTLPSGSSVEIYRQPMRIV
- a CDS encoding SDR family NAD(P)-dependent oxidoreductase, which produces MSLAGQTALVTGGSKGIGRAICLALAKEGANIIIASRNESEIKETMDKLKEMGSKSLAIQADVRSEEDVRRLISMTIDKCGKLDILINNAGVAYKRRLEETTLEEYEKIIDTNLKGVFLCTKYAIPYIRESKNGKIINISSVGGLHGLPEFSVYCASKFGVNGITESIASELEGEIKVYAVCPGAVDTDMYRSLFSNRPSLKPEHIAEKVLELASPDSKVTSGKIIEIQAPPVPQL
- a CDS encoding ABC transporter permease yields the protein MHKGFLTIYWRDMLRFVRFRTLLFTSLIQPALWLAFFGIAMSNNFDRLTATMPAVPGVRAVGYLTFIGAGVIAMTTLFTSLFGGTVLLFDKNWGLMRETLSSPLPRIHIIVGIGLSAMTKSFIQAAVIMGFGLLLGVKFFEGYTATQVLISLIGITLFIGAFSLGFLFLSAAIAITMESPEGMQAVITLLTMPFFFTSNALYPANSFPPLLRALSTVNPLTHLVSGIRYFAIGSDFSSIGIRYTYTQGEAVTSFIALLIFATIMFLIARWRFTKVTVT
- a CDS encoding ATP-binding cassette domain-containing protein, coding for MEQNGVLILEDNIIEVNNLEYFFDEIKAVDDISFKVRKGEIFSFLGPNGAGKSTVINILTTLLPMQKGRVTIAGHDLRTEPEKVRESIGIVFQELTLDRDMTVQEILEYHGRLYSMPKTQRQARVDELLSLVELEAKRNVLTRHLSGGMKRRLEIARGLMTRPKVLFMDEPTIGLDPQTRIRIWEYVRDINRQGTTIFLTTHYMDEADQLSDYISIVDHGQIIATGKPWELKNALGQDIIYLETSDNQGASNILEGLDTVRGVRDKSKGIIVMVNVDGTHLLPEIMEKLQKGGIKIRVVNLKKPSMDDVFVHYTGRELRDTGTEKTVVVKPGGR